A region of Toxorhynchites rutilus septentrionalis strain SRP chromosome 1, ASM2978413v1, whole genome shotgun sequence DNA encodes the following proteins:
- the LOC129761212 gene encoding uncharacterized protein LOC129761212 → MASSSSGPPGGRATNFYQGKPTQRTAPKWADPNNGNLQILLLRATGENVLPTNPFIVRKTITNAVKDFDSARPSRDDKKRMQYVLTSRDEDTIGIFSRGGDRVLNAIEPIYTKAIKLATGAFITSPTSAVMAESGHLPFKYLVTRIITVIRAKNWFKDLTNQELPDICALSTATGRKWNVIPPNVNLDLLKTVRAGDPPPKIKACFNHLTATHFQNKHQVYTDGSVNSDGVGCGIFENRYTGSFSLPPQCSIFSAEAFALLIATQECTHDHLPTVIFSDSASCLQDLLSGNSKHPWIIQTEEAASEKNISYCWVPGHSGILGNTAADKLAGKGSKMEPPVIPCPRTDIVRWVKQQIRESWNIGWLNSPPTHLHQIKNTTLPWFDQNNSKERRVLTRLRIGHTFFTHSHLMKKTERPLCACNSAQVSVRHLLLECQHTKDARVRHNIGQSLRDILSRDETQETNLIAFLKETGFFGKI, encoded by the exons ATGGCATCCAGTAGCTCTGGGCCTCCAGGAGGCCGAGCTACAAATTTTTATCAAGGGAAACCGACCCAACGCACCGCTCCAAAGTGGGCCGATCCTAATAACGGGAACCTGCAAATTTTGCTCCTACGTGCTACCGGAGAGAACGTGCTACCAACCAACCCGTTCATTGTTAGGAAAACAATCACCAATGCCGTTAAAGATTTCGATAGCGCGAGGCCTTCACGAGATGACAAGAAGAGGATGCAATATGTCTTAACATCCAGAGATGAAGACACTATAG GCATCTTCAGCCGTGGTGGGGACAGAGTACTCAACGCCATTGAACCCATCTACACCAAAGCAATAAAGCTAGCAACAGGAGCCTTCATCACGAGTCCCACTTCTGCCGTCATGGCGGAAAGTGGCCATCTACCTTTCAAATACCTTGTGACAAGAATTATCACAG TAATTCGAGCTAAAAACTGGTTCAAAGACCTCACAAATCAGGAACTTCCCGATATATGCGCACTTTCAACTGCCACGGGAAGAAAATGGAACGTCATACCGCCGAACGTGAATCTTGATCTTCTCAAGACTGTCCGTGCAGGCGACCCTCCACCAAAAATTAAAGCCTGCTTCAACCATCTCACGGCTACTcactttcaaaacaaacaccag gtctacacagacggttctgttaactccgatggagttgggtgtggaattttcgagaacagatacaccggtagcttttctcttccaccgcaatgctccatcttcagtgcggaagcttttgctctattaatagctacacaagagtgtacccatgatcaccttcctacggtaattttctccgattcagccagctgtcttcaagacctgctcagtggaaacagtaaacacccatggataatacagacagaagaggctgcttcagaaaaaaacatctcctactgttgggttcctggtcattccggaatcctcggaaacacagccgcagaCAAACTGGCCGGTAAGGGTAGCAAAATGGAACCACCAGTTATACCCTGTCCTCGAACTGATATAGTTCGCTGGGTCAAACAGCAAATTCGCGAAAGCTGGAACATAGGCTGGCTAAATAGCCCTCCCACCCATctccatcaaatcaaaaataccacacttccttggtttgatcaaaacaacagcaaagaaagacgggtgctaacccgtcttcgaattggacacacttttttcacacactcacacctaatgaagaaaaccgaaagaccactttgcgcatgtaactcagcccaagtttcagttaggcatcttctactagaatgccaacacaccaaagatgctcgtgtccgacacaatataggtcagagtctccgagacattctcagtagagacgagacacaggaaaccaatttgattgcgtttctgaaagaaaccggcttctttggtaaaatctaa
- the LOC129761723 gene encoding uncharacterized protein LOC129761723 translates to MKLTDNIIILGDFNLPGIAWSKGTQADLFPDLSRSTISVTATKLLDEYSTAGLCQINDISNDNNRFLDLCFVSNELLSKIIVARAPAALVKTCRHHPPLLVSFIKSNTTNFTNTAESFYYSYQYADFTSMNHFLNALNWDELLIQQDVDATAANLSYVLLYAIDQFVPKKRKKVPVHPPWSNSSLRRLKTIKKAVLRRFSRYRNDLWKSRCVTASKNYRILNKRLFGEHQSRVQRKLKLNPKCFWKHINLQRNESGLPSVMTYEQEEASTIPSISDLFRRQFSRVFVDNSISDILIQRAVENTPVLPEIGPHPIIDAMTVLNVCSKLKASSNCGPDGIPSIILKRCSASLSLPLSTLFNNSIQSGIFPKAWKQSFVFPVYKKGCKRNVKNYRGIACLCAMSKLFEAILLDFMHHACKNYIAEEQHGFVPKRSTSTNLLLYTSFISKTLESRSQVDAIYTDFSAAFDKINHQITIAKLHRIGFNGPLLHWLESYLTGRTMSVKIGDFISSPFDVTSGVPQGSHLGPLIFVLYLNDVNSVLKCMKLSYADDFKLFVRVNNRDDATFLQRQLEIFASWSEANCMSLNSSKCSVISFSRKHTTIQYDYELFGSILNRVTCIKDLGIILNSKITFSEHIAYAVSKASKALGFIFRTTKHFTDIQCLKVLYCSLVRSILEYASVVWAPYYHNNIQRVESVQRKFVRYALRRLHWNDPQNLPRYEDRCKLLGLDQLCVRRNTARVVFVYDLIQANIDCSGLLSCINFNVRRRNLSNHEFLRLPTARTNYSHHEPVASMARTFNRHFENIDFHISRNRIKNRLRQAQTLLG, encoded by the coding sequence ATGAAACTGACTGATAACATTATCATACTTGGAGATTTTAATCTGCCAGGTATTGCTTGGTCTAAAGGAACACAAGCTGATTTATTTCCTGATTTATCTCGTTCCACAATTAGCGTGACAGCTACGAAATTGCTTGATGAGTATTCTACTGCAGGGTTATGTCAAATTAATGATATTTCCAACGATAATAACCGATTTCTTGATCTGTGCTTCGTAAGTAATGAATTGTTATCCAAAATAATTGTTGCTAGAGCTCCCGCCGCACTTGTAAAAACGTGTCGGCATCATCCTCCACTTCTCGTGTCGTTCATCAAGTCCAATACAACCAATTTCACGAATACTGCAGAATCATTTTATTATAGTTATCAGTACGCCGACTTCACATCGATGAACCATTTCCTCAACGCTTTGAACTGGGATGAACTGTTGATTCAACAGGATGTTGATGCAACTGCTGCGAATCTTTCTTATGTACTTTTATATGCTATAGACCAATTTGTTCCGAAGAAACGAAAGAAAGTTCCTGTCCACCCACCATGGTCCAATTCCAGCCTACGACGCCTGAAGACTATTAAGAAAGCTGTATTAAGAAGATTCTCGAGATACCGCAATGATTTGTGGAAATCTCGCTGTGTTACCGCAAGTAAAAACTATAGAATCTTGAATAAGAGGCTCTTCGGCGAACACCAAAGTCGAGTACAACGTAAACTGAAGCTTAATCCAAAATGCTTCTGGAAACACATAAATCTACAGAGAAACGAGTCAGGGTTGCCATCTGTTATGACTTATGAACAGGAAGAAGCCTCTACGATTCCTAGCATTAGTGATTTATTCCGTCGGCAATTTAGCCGTGTTTTTGTTGATAATTCAATCAGCGACATTCTCATCCAAAGGGCAGTTGAAAACACGCCAGTTTTACCTGAAATTGGTCCTCATCCAATCATTGATGCAATGACTGTTCTCAACGTTTGCTCAAAACTGAAAGCATCATCAAACTGTGGGCCTGATGGAATTCCATCCATAATCTTGAAACGCTGCTCTGCTAGTCTTTCTCTGCCATTATCAACTTTATTCAACAACTCTATTCAATCCGGAATTTTTCCCAAAGCTTGGAAACAATCATTTGTATTCCCTGTATATAAAAAAGGCTGCaagagaaatgtgaaaaattatcgtggaattgcttgcTTATGTGCTATGTCCAAGCTGTTTGAGGCAATTTTACTCGATTTCATGCACCATGCATGTAAAAATTACATAGCGGAGGAGCAACATGGATTCGTACCTAAACGTTCCACGTCCACGAATTTGTTGCTTTACACATCATTCATTTCAAAAACGCTAGAATCCAGATCCCAAGTCGACGCTATATACACGGACTTCTCAGCTGCTTTTGACAAGATCAATCACCAAATTACAATTGCTAAGCTGCATCGCATCGGGTTCAATGGACCACTACTGCATTGGttggaatcatatttgactggtcGAACAATGAGCGTCAAAATAGGTGACTTCATATCCTCCCCTTTCGACGTAACATCAGGCGTTCCACAAGGAAGTCATCTAGGACCATTGATTTTCGTACTATATTTGAACGATGTCAATTCTGTTCTCAAATGTatgaagctttcatatgctgatGACTTCAAACTCTTCGTGCGTGTAAATAACCGTGATGATGCGACTTTTCTACAGCGACAGTTAGAAATCTTTGCCAGCTGGTCTGAAGCAaattgtatgtcgctgaactcatCAAAATGCTCTGTCATCTCTTTTTCTCGCAAACACACAACGATACAGTACGATTATGAGCTTTTCGGATCGATACTCAACAGAGTCACATGTATAAAAGACCTGGGAATTATTTTAAATTCGAAGATCACGTTCAGCGAACATATCGCATACGCAGTCTCAAAGGCTTCCAAGGCTCTTGGATTCATTTTCCGCACTACTAAACACTTTACGGACATACAATGCCTTAAGGTTTTATATTGCTCTCTGGTTCGCTCGATTTTGGAGTACGCTTCGGTCGTCTGGGCTCCATATTACCACAATAACATACAAAGAGTGGAGTCTGTGCAGCGTAAATTTGTCCGTTATGCACTGCGTCGTCTCCATTGGAATGACCCTCAAAACCTTCCAAGATATGAAGATCGTTGTAAGCTCCTGGGTTTGGATCAGTTATGCGTGCGACGTAACACAGCTAGAGTTGTTTTCGTTTACGATCTCATCCAAGCCAACATCGACTGTTCTGGATTGTTAAGTTGCATTAATTTCAACGTCAGAAGGAGAAATCTGAGTAACCACGAATTTCTCCGCCTTCCAACTGCACGAACTAATTACTCTCACCATGAGCCTGTTGCTAGCATGGCTCGAACATTCAATCGCCATTTTGaaaacatcgattttcatatatCAAGGAACAGAATAAAAAATCGTCTTAGACAAGCTCAAACGTTATTAGGTTAA